Proteins encoded within one genomic window of Synechococcus sp. PCC 7335:
- a CDS encoding ABC transporter ATP-binding protein, whose amino-acid sequence MSLEPEVPSAQLSIRNVTKVFEGKQDIFSKLSRKTTRDFTAIEDISIDIEPNTFVSIIGPSGCGKSTLLNMIAGLSDITGGEILLNNRPIHGPGPDRGMVFQNYALMPWMSVEENIRFAVETVYPKLPSKQMTRRIKENIQLVGLEGAEKKHPHQLSGGMRQRVGIARALAIDPQILLMDEPFGALDALTRGFLQSEVERIWEQQRKTVIMITHSIEEALLLSDRIVMMTRGPAARVDEVLEVPFPRPRDRETIDQHPAYHALKTEMERHLFRETQAVEASRI is encoded by the coding sequence GTGTCTCTTGAACCCGAAGTCCCATCGGCACAGCTTTCTATTCGCAATGTGACTAAGGTGTTTGAAGGAAAGCAGGACATCTTTAGCAAGCTGTCGCGCAAGACTACGCGAGACTTTACGGCTATCGAAGATATCAGTATTGACATCGAGCCGAATACGTTTGTTTCGATTATTGGACCTTCGGGCTGCGGTAAGTCGACTCTGTTGAACATGATTGCAGGGCTTTCCGATATTACTGGCGGAGAGATTCTACTCAATAATCGGCCGATTCATGGACCAGGCCCGGATCGAGGAATGGTGTTTCAGAACTATGCGCTGATGCCTTGGATGAGCGTGGAGGAGAATATTCGCTTTGCAGTGGAGACGGTGTATCCAAAGCTGCCATCGAAGCAGATGACTCGTCGGATCAAGGAAAATATTCAGCTGGTTGGATTAGAAGGTGCTGAAAAGAAGCATCCTCACCAGCTTTCGGGTGGAATGCGACAGCGAGTGGGAATTGCCCGGGCATTAGCGATCGATCCGCAAATTTTGCTGATGGACGAGCCGTTTGGGGCGCTAGATGCGTTGACTAGGGGCTTTTTGCAGAGTGAGGTAGAGCGAATATGGGAACAGCAGCGCAAGACGGTGATTATGATTACACACAGTATTGAGGAAGCTCTGTTGCTTTCTGATCGAATTGTGATGATGACTAGAGGCCCAGCGGCAAGGGTTGATGAAGTTTTAGAAGTGCCTTTTCCGCGTCCGCGCGATCGCGAAACCATCGATCAGCATCCGGCTTATCACGCGCTCAAAACGGAGATGGAACGGCATTTGTTTCGAGAGACGCAGGCGGTAGAGGCATCGCGGATCTAA
- the cynS gene encoding cyanase yields MTTPEITKKLLAAKKEKGLSFADLEAKLGFDEVWIASVFYRQASASEEEASQMVEMLELGPDVAEALTECPVKGGLDPLVPTDPLIYRFYEIMQVYGMPVKAVVHEKFGDGIMSAIDFSIDVEREEDPKGDRVKVIMCGKFLPYKKW; encoded by the coding sequence ATGACGACTCCAGAAATAACAAAGAAGCTTCTGGCTGCGAAGAAAGAGAAAGGTTTAAGCTTCGCGGATTTAGAAGCTAAGCTAGGCTTCGACGAGGTTTGGATCGCGTCGGTGTTTTATCGGCAGGCGAGTGCTTCTGAAGAGGAGGCTAGTCAGATGGTGGAGATGCTGGAGTTAGGGCCAGATGTGGCGGAAGCGCTAACTGAGTGTCCGGTAAAGGGTGGGCTAGATCCCCTGGTGCCGACTGATCCGCTAATCTATCGCTTCTACGAGATTATGCAGGTGTATGGTATGCCGGTGAAAGCGGTGGTGCATGAGAAGTTTGGCGATGGAATTATGAGCGCAATTGATTTTTCGATTGATGTAGAGAGAGAAGAAGATCCGAAGGGCGATCGAGTGAAGGTGATTATGTGCGGTAAGTTTTTACCTTATAAGAAGTGGTAG
- a CDS encoding Uma2 family endonuclease, with protein MVSASPIVSQPVPQPVGEKRLVFRSLNWQRYQTLREVLESDRNIRFTYSQGTLEVTMSLEIHEFSVRMLELFIRVLTVESGMDLKTMGSTTLDREALERSAEPDNAYYIRNQALVAGRNVDLEKDPPPDLVVEVDITHTDIDKLRLYEAMAIPEFWRYNGAVWQIYCLQGDQYQEAEVSPTFPLVEKSKLYDFLATARESEATAERALRQWMQSLSS; from the coding sequence ATGGTAAGCGCGTCACCTATTGTTTCGCAGCCCGTTCCTCAACCGGTGGGTGAAAAGCGTCTTGTCTTTCGCTCGCTCAACTGGCAACGATATCAAACACTACGGGAAGTGCTGGAGAGCGATCGAAATATTCGATTTACCTATTCTCAAGGAACTCTAGAAGTCACGATGTCGCTTGAGATTCACGAGTTCTCAGTCAGGATGCTTGAGCTGTTTATTCGTGTGTTGACCGTGGAATCTGGAATGGATCTCAAAACAATGGGGTCGACTACGCTAGATCGTGAAGCGCTGGAGCGCTCGGCTGAGCCTGACAATGCCTATTACATTCGAAATCAAGCCTTGGTTGCTGGGCGGAATGTTGATCTCGAAAAAGACCCACCGCCTGATCTGGTGGTAGAAGTTGATATTACGCACACTGATATTGATAAGCTACGGCTTTATGAGGCGATGGCTATCCCAGAGTTTTGGCGATACAACGGCGCGGTCTGGCAAATCTATTGCTTACAAGGCGACCAGTACCAAGAAGCGGAGGTGAGTCCTACTTTTCCTTTGGTAGAAAAATCTAAGCTATATGATTTTCTGGCGACGGCGCGGGAAAGTGAGGCGACTGCGGAACGGGCTTTGCGGCAGTGGATGCAATCGCTTTCCAGTTGA
- a CDS encoding acyl-CoA desaturase translates to MLSKSLHRPSSSSNQADSEQSQHQKQHYSRALLATYWTGPVFIITCHIGVVMALFTGLSLGAWLWIAFLYWIRMLAITGIYHRLLTHKSYSAHNLVRWIGSAIACSAGQMGPSWWKGHHDEHHLFSDQPRDPHNSTKGFWWSHYQWLLRGNFLPSKLPTDIENDTVLRLLDRFHIFPAIALGLLSFAIGGSEYLAAFFISTTLLFHGVATVNSLCHQFGSQPFHSDDHSRNNSFVAFLTLGEGWHNCHHAFPWSARQGITKVDGQIKYLLDPTFLFIQGLQQIGLASKIKLPFTEGTTELTLQVKDIAT, encoded by the coding sequence ATGCTGTCAAAGAGCCTACATCGTCCGTCTTCATCGTCTAATCAAGCCGATTCTGAGCAGTCACAACATCAAAAACAGCACTACTCTAGGGCTCTTCTAGCCACATACTGGACAGGACCTGTTTTTATCATCACTTGTCATATTGGGGTGGTGATGGCACTATTCACCGGACTCAGTTTAGGTGCATGGCTATGGATTGCCTTTCTCTACTGGATTAGGATGTTGGCTATTACAGGCATCTATCATCGTCTTCTTACTCACAAATCGTATAGTGCTCATAATTTAGTCAGATGGATTGGAAGTGCGATTGCATGCTCTGCTGGTCAGATGGGCCCTAGCTGGTGGAAAGGTCATCACGATGAGCATCATCTATTTTCCGATCAACCTAGAGATCCTCATAATTCCACTAAAGGCTTTTGGTGGTCTCACTATCAGTGGTTACTTCGTGGCAACTTTCTACCCTCCAAACTTCCCACTGATATAGAAAATGATACCGTGCTTCGACTGCTCGATCGCTTTCATATATTCCCAGCCATAGCACTTGGGTTACTGTCTTTTGCTATAGGCGGAAGCGAATATTTAGCTGCCTTCTTTATTAGCACCACACTTCTCTTTCACGGAGTGGCAACAGTCAACTCGCTCTGTCACCAATTTGGCTCTCAACCGTTCCACTCAGACGATCATAGCCGTAACAATAGCTTTGTTGCCTTCCTGACACTAGGCGAAGGCTGGCATAACTGTCATCATGCCTTTCCTTGGTCAGCCCGTCAGGGAATAACTAAAGTCGATGGGCAGATCAAGTATCTCCTAGATCCTACCTTTCTTTTCATTCAAGGGCTACAACAAATCGGTTTAGCGTCAAAGATAAAACTCCCTTTCACGGAAGGTACAACAGAATTAACTTTACAAGTAAAAGATATTGCGACATAG
- a CDS encoding LamG-like jellyroll fold domain-containing protein, whose amino-acid sequence MSFITVTTTADKGNGSLRAAIASAKSGDTIRFAERLGGKTIALTSGQLTLDKDLVIDGSAAPGLTVSGSKKSRVFFLDKKRKVTLKNLTIANGKTLGAGGGIDTRHESTLVLDNVKINNNTSELGGGLRVGHLAKATIINSSFEGNNGTLTDKFRGFSGGAIAHNESRGQIIIEGSRFENNIGSLGGAIYSLSSVTFTVEDSVFRKNVAKNDKGGAIFTDGVSARRYNSGLPDDGKIIIRGSRIEENKAKGAGGGLYLWGYNQTRGYKDDRAIIEDTVIAGNVVEKDSNGKAKGGGLWAKLGLDIRNVTFADNTAAQQGGGLWLESKFPANITNSTFSNNQVLDDAGGAMFLNNGSVPVNITNSTIAYNRAGRANGALWYNKSHNVTLKNSIVAFNTAKDRARDHVGFQAKDGGGNLEFSTSTRAIKVTKNSRIADPLLKPLTLVNGDLVHLLKSGSPAINAGVSKGAPRTDQRGIQRDSRIDIGSIESGKDGPKPVVTPPTVNDPSFTPSNKQPVVYLNLNEGKGKTAKDTSLSGRDNAGALVGNARWTKGVKGSAIAFDGKGDSVKLENSSDINLGTHGERTVSLWFKADRVSGNQRQVLYEEGGSTRGLNIYINQDRLYVGGWNTPRQESGWSGTWLSTDNISANKWHHVDLVLDGGRKVTQNALRGYLDGQQFGSGVGSQVWDHSGGIGLGSINQGTRFHDGVTPKSNSGFDGKIDEVMIFNDALSGAEVTRFL is encoded by the coding sequence ATGAGCTTCATTACGGTGACAACTACAGCTGACAAAGGTAACGGCTCATTACGTGCGGCGATCGCATCGGCCAAATCCGGAGATACCATCCGTTTTGCTGAGCGTCTAGGAGGTAAAACAATTGCGTTAACCAGCGGACAGCTTACGCTAGATAAAGATCTGGTGATTGATGGCAGCGCTGCGCCTGGACTGACAGTAAGTGGTAGCAAGAAGAGTCGAGTTTTCTTCCTCGATAAAAAGCGTAAGGTAACGCTAAAAAATCTCACAATTGCCAATGGTAAAACGCTAGGTGCTGGCGGTGGAATTGATACGCGCCACGAAAGTACTCTGGTCCTAGATAACGTCAAGATTAACAACAATACCTCAGAATTAGGAGGTGGATTGAGAGTAGGCCATCTCGCGAAGGCAACTATCATCAACAGCAGTTTTGAGGGCAACAATGGAACTTTAACAGATAAATTTAGGGGATTTAGTGGGGGTGCGATCGCTCATAACGAGTCGCGCGGACAGATCATTATCGAAGGCAGCCGCTTTGAAAACAATATTGGCTCTTTAGGTGGTGCAATCTATAGCCTTAGCAGTGTCACTTTCACTGTTGAAGACTCTGTGTTCCGTAAAAATGTAGCCAAGAATGACAAAGGGGGTGCGATATTCACCGATGGTGTCAGTGCTCGCAGATACAACTCTGGGTTGCCTGACGACGGCAAAATCATTATTCGCGGCAGCCGAATCGAAGAAAATAAAGCAAAAGGAGCAGGCGGTGGCCTTTACCTATGGGGCTACAACCAAACTCGAGGCTACAAAGATGATCGCGCCATCATAGAAGATACCGTAATTGCAGGCAACGTCGTCGAGAAAGATTCGAATGGAAAGGCAAAAGGAGGTGGGCTCTGGGCCAAACTAGGTCTCGATATTCGTAATGTTACATTTGCCGACAATACGGCAGCTCAGCAAGGCGGAGGACTATGGTTAGAATCAAAATTTCCTGCCAATATCACCAACAGCACGTTTTCAAACAATCAGGTTTTGGACGACGCAGGCGGCGCGATGTTTCTCAACAACGGCTCTGTGCCCGTCAACATCACTAATTCAACAATCGCATACAACCGGGCAGGCCGAGCGAATGGAGCACTTTGGTACAACAAGAGCCACAACGTAACCCTAAAAAACTCGATTGTTGCTTTTAACACTGCTAAAGACCGTGCCCGAGACCACGTAGGTTTTCAAGCTAAAGATGGTGGTGGTAATCTCGAGTTTAGTACTTCTACGCGAGCGATTAAAGTAACCAAGAACAGTCGGATCGCCGATCCACTTCTAAAGCCCTTAACCTTAGTAAACGGAGATTTAGTCCATTTGCTAAAGTCAGGAAGTCCGGCCATTAATGCAGGTGTTTCAAAAGGTGCGCCCAGAACAGACCAGCGCGGTATCCAGCGTGACAGCAGAATTGACATCGGGTCCATCGAATCTGGAAAGGATGGTCCAAAGCCAGTAGTCACTCCACCTACAGTAAACGACCCTTCATTCACTCCAAGTAACAAGCAACCAGTAGTCTATCTAAATTTGAATGAAGGGAAAGGAAAAACAGCCAAGGACACCTCACTGAGTGGTCGTGATAATGCAGGCGCTCTAGTTGGAAATGCTCGCTGGACAAAGGGAGTAAAAGGTAGCGCGATCGCATTCGATGGTAAAGGCGATTCAGTCAAACTCGAAAACTCCAGCGATATCAATCTAGGAACACATGGCGAAAGAACAGTTTCCCTTTGGTTCAAAGCCGATAGAGTTAGCGGCAATCAGCGGCAGGTACTGTATGAAGAAGGGGGAAGTACACGCGGTCTAAACATCTATATCAACCAAGATAGGCTTTACGTTGGCGGATGGAATACACCCCGCCAAGAGAGCGGATGGTCAGGTACCTGGCTTAGCACCGACAACATATCAGCCAACAAGTGGCACCATGTTGATCTGGTCCTAGATGGAGGCCGCAAAGTTACTCAGAATGCCTTACGTGGTTATCTGGACGGTCAGCAGTTTGGCAGCGGTGTGGGCTCTCAAGTATGGGATCATTCTGGTGGTATTGGTCTTGGCAGTATCAATCAAGGTACACGCTTCCACGATGGGGTTACACCCAAAAGCAATAGCGGATTTGATGGAAAGATAGACGAAGTGATGATCTTCAACGACGCTCTAAGCGGCGCCGAAGTTACGAGATTTCTCTGA
- a CDS encoding IS982 family transposase, translating to MSSLEELFCHVDDCCKWFEPRWHQQLLTSGATSRLRARSLTLSEILTILIRFHQSHYRNFKHYYLNEVQEHLRSAFPKLVSYNRFVEWTPASLLPLCCYLKHCFGRCSGISFIDATSLKVCHNRRIYQHRVCRDTAARGKTSVGWFYGFKLHLVVSDCGELLGATLTPGNTDDRQPVVDLLSELHGKVFADKGYVSKDLAKQLREDFDIAFFAKPRRNMKNHLMSLNDKLLARQRSIVETIIDQLKNISQIEHSRHRSPVNCWVNILCGLIAYCHQPKKPSFEL from the coding sequence ATGTCTAGTCTAGAAGAACTCTTTTGCCACGTCGATGACTGCTGCAAGTGGTTCGAACCTCGCTGGCACCAGCAACTGCTAACCAGCGGCGCGACCAGTCGGCTACGAGCGCGTTCTTTGACGCTAAGCGAAATCCTAACTATTCTGATTCGCTTTCATCAAAGCCACTATCGCAACTTCAAGCACTACTACCTCAACGAAGTGCAAGAACATCTACGCAGTGCTTTCCCTAAGCTTGTTAGCTACAACCGCTTTGTCGAATGGACGCCCGCTTCTCTACTGCCTCTATGTTGCTACTTAAAGCACTGCTTCGGCCGTTGTAGCGGCATCAGCTTCATCGATGCGACCAGTCTCAAAGTTTGCCACAACCGTCGCATCTATCAGCACCGTGTCTGTCGCGACACGGCAGCTCGCGGCAAGACTTCAGTCGGCTGGTTCTACGGCTTCAAGCTACATCTAGTCGTCAGTGACTGCGGTGAGCTGCTCGGTGCTACGCTAACACCCGGCAATACCGACGACCGTCAGCCTGTCGTTGACTTACTCAGTGAGCTGCATGGCAAGGTCTTTGCCGATAAGGGCTACGTCTCGAAAGACCTTGCTAAACAACTACGCGAAGACTTCGATATTGCCTTCTTTGCTAAACCGAGGCGCAACATGAAAAACCATCTGATGAGCTTAAACGACAAACTACTCGCGCGTCAGCGCTCTATCGTCGAGACGATTATCGACCAGTTGAAGAACATCTCGCAGATTGAGCATTCTAGGCATCGCAGTCCCGTCAACTGTTGGGTGAACATTTTGTGTGGACTGATTGCCTACTGTCATCAACCGAAGAAGCCTTCGTTTGAGCTGTAG
- a CDS encoding G8 domain-containing protein, translating into MDNASSSNMTFQAGMNDTGMMAIETLIDSTKPTHTAIKSGAWSNQSTWRNGRVPTEGATVLIEEGTTVTYDQVSDEEIKTLAIKGNLKFATGKDTQLKVETIINAPTGQINIGSAQQSVKADKRARIIFTSDRAVDTKWDPKQLTKGLVSHGAVNIYGADKRDHVRLAKDVSAGDSVLTFKDDLAGWRVGDEIVVAGTGYGYNGNDKDNSRTQDEVLTITEINGRQVKFTNNDVLGGSSNVLRFDHQRHSRLDASKIDLYAANLSRNVSFETENGKNVPISHRAHVMLMHNPNVKIFNAGFYDLGRSDKSKIVDDVGKNADGTKGYGTNIRGRYSLHLHQTGLDPDKTILLKGNVISGSPGWGIVQHESRAGLEDNVVFDTVGSGFAAESGNETGWWTDNMSIKSTGISWRMAGAQMDNREKKFDFGFEGDGFWIQGAAQIANRGNKAFSSNSTGMSLFSGSLDTTDFRPIKTIAVDTLPPKVQKLFVKDQKEIDIRLVPMADVVGFEGYNNTHGLDIWGHKTNFDGELAFSGDATREEAFETAHEGRSLVKDFKIWGNRWDGLRVRYSSNIDIKDGIIVGQDRSDDKVNGGRGVFVNHATFDSVVDGVLVDGFKQGAHFEKLNSDKNYNNNTLQNSSFRNNTYSLSKIADEVLENNRPDDFSAFVKFRNNRFEDRANINNRAPVAKFSSKGIGGLSVKLDASASYDIDPYVPSDGKAPAVASKGIAGYIWDVDNNGTPDYFGQTLKHTFQQAGDQKVRLTVLDAQGKATTTARTINVQPTNYANAFLGGNFEAGTPVQEKFWMSSTQWAGGGWYGIAQIADGVAKLSKPGKWESHLGQIVRNEGVHKGAQKLNFRLKNIEGSTEREYWNNNEITVKLWGVNGQFNNKGWEQYGPEQVGTLPMQRTQLISQEYGGRDGEFFNWKNISLEVDLGKGYEYLLFQVNTTASRDAGDDIAIDDVSLSEKVKSTFPITNPNPNPSTPLSISKLSFEEKGGNRALDVSTKGLNNFGTLTGGTNRIEGKVGAAAGFNGKDAMVRLKNSKDINLGTHGDRTISLWFKSDKPMASGKQVIYEEGHGTRGMNLYLEDGLLNFGGWNRPESKWSGDWESMGRIRAGQWNHVALVLDGDEMVKEDALTAYLNGTQVGQTKGSQLWNHGRISLGNIDGGTRFKDGSGANGSAGFSGGIDEFELFNTVLDASQVQKLASI; encoded by the coding sequence ATGGACAATGCATCCTCGTCAAATATGACATTCCAGGCTGGGATGAATGATACTGGCATGATGGCAATTGAAACGTTAATCGATAGCACGAAGCCAACGCACACTGCAATCAAAAGCGGTGCTTGGTCAAACCAGAGCACCTGGCGAAATGGTAGAGTACCTACTGAGGGCGCAACGGTACTGATTGAAGAAGGCACTACCGTTACTTACGATCAAGTAAGCGATGAAGAGATTAAAACACTTGCCATTAAAGGTAATCTGAAGTTTGCGACGGGTAAAGACACCCAGCTGAAAGTCGAAACGATCATCAATGCCCCAACGGGTCAAATTAACATCGGTTCGGCCCAGCAGTCAGTCAAGGCTGATAAACGAGCGAGAATTATCTTTACGAGCGATCGCGCTGTAGACACCAAGTGGGACCCTAAACAGCTAACTAAAGGTCTCGTCAGCCATGGTGCTGTTAATATATACGGCGCAGATAAACGAGATCATGTACGTCTGGCTAAAGATGTGTCGGCAGGCGATAGCGTATTGACCTTTAAAGACGATCTGGCTGGCTGGCGAGTCGGCGATGAGATTGTAGTCGCAGGTACTGGCTATGGCTATAACGGCAACGACAAAGACAACAGCCGTACGCAAGACGAAGTTCTAACAATCACTGAAATCAACGGCCGGCAGGTTAAATTCACTAACAACGACGTTTTGGGTGGCAGTAGCAACGTTCTCAGATTTGATCACCAACGCCATTCAAGGTTAGACGCTAGCAAAATTGACTTGTACGCGGCTAATCTATCTCGCAATGTCAGCTTTGAGACTGAGAACGGTAAAAACGTGCCCATCAGCCACCGAGCTCACGTTATGCTGATGCACAACCCAAATGTAAAAATATTTAACGCAGGGTTTTATGATCTAGGCCGTTCTGACAAGTCGAAGATTGTAGACGATGTTGGCAAGAATGCTGATGGAACTAAGGGTTACGGTACTAACATTCGTGGACGCTATAGTCTTCACTTGCATCAAACCGGTCTCGATCCTGATAAAACGATTTTACTCAAAGGGAATGTCATTTCAGGCTCGCCGGGTTGGGGCATCGTTCAGCACGAGAGTCGTGCTGGGTTAGAAGACAATGTGGTCTTTGACACGGTCGGTTCTGGTTTTGCTGCAGAATCAGGGAATGAAACTGGTTGGTGGACAGATAATATGTCAATTAAGTCCACTGGGATCAGTTGGCGCATGGCCGGGGCTCAGATGGATAATCGTGAGAAAAAATTTGACTTTGGTTTTGAAGGCGACGGCTTTTGGATTCAGGGTGCGGCGCAGATCGCAAATCGAGGCAATAAAGCGTTCAGCTCGAACAGTACTGGCATGTCTCTCTTTAGTGGCTCACTCGACACAACTGATTTTCGTCCAATTAAAACGATTGCAGTAGATACACTACCTCCAAAAGTACAAAAGCTTTTTGTAAAAGATCAAAAAGAGATTGATATTCGTCTGGTTCCAATGGCGGATGTGGTTGGATTTGAAGGTTATAACAACACTCACGGTCTAGATATTTGGGGACATAAAACAAACTTTGATGGTGAGCTAGCGTTTAGTGGCGATGCGACGAGAGAAGAAGCGTTTGAAACGGCCCACGAAGGGCGATCGCTCGTTAAAGACTTTAAGATATGGGGCAATCGCTGGGATGGACTGCGGGTGCGCTATAGCAGCAATATTGATATCAAAGATGGCATTATCGTAGGGCAGGACCGTAGCGATGACAAAGTCAACGGTGGTAGAGGCGTTTTCGTAAATCACGCCACCTTCGATTCAGTTGTTGATGGTGTGCTGGTAGATGGCTTTAAGCAAGGTGCCCACTTTGAAAAACTCAACAGCGATAAAAACTACAACAACAATACTCTACAGAACAGTAGTTTTCGCAACAATACTTACAGTCTAAGCAAGATTGCTGACGAAGTGCTAGAAAATAACCGACCAGACGATTTTAGTGCCTTTGTCAAATTTAGAAACAATCGGTTCGAAGACAGGGCTAACATCAATAACCGAGCGCCTGTCGCCAAGTTTTCTAGTAAAGGTATCGGCGGACTCAGCGTGAAGCTAGACGCTAGTGCGTCGTATGATATTGACCCCTACGTACCTAGCGATGGAAAAGCACCTGCGGTAGCTAGCAAAGGCATTGCTGGATATATCTGGGACGTGGATAACAACGGCACCCCAGACTACTTTGGTCAAACTCTAAAACACACCTTCCAACAAGCTGGCGACCAAAAGGTAAGGCTGACAGTATTAGATGCGCAAGGTAAAGCAACTACCACCGCACGGACGATTAACGTCCAGCCCACTAACTACGCTAATGCTTTTCTCGGCGGTAACTTTGAGGCGGGTACACCTGTTCAAGAGAAATTTTGGATGAGTAGTACGCAGTGGGCCGGTGGCGGCTGGTACGGAATCGCACAGATTGCAGATGGGGTGGCTAAACTTTCTAAACCTGGCAAGTGGGAGAGCCACCTTGGCCAGATAGTACGAAATGAAGGTGTTCATAAGGGCGCACAAAAGCTGAACTTTAGATTGAAGAATATTGAAGGTTCAACCGAGAGAGAGTATTGGAACAACAACGAAATTACTGTGAAGCTGTGGGGGGTAAACGGTCAGTTCAACAACAAGGGCTGGGAGCAATATGGCCCTGAACAGGTAGGAACACTACCTATGCAGCGCACTCAACTCATCAGCCAAGAATACGGTGGTAGAGACGGCGAATTTTTTAACTGGAAGAATATTAGCCTCGAAGTCGATCTAGGTAAGGGCTATGAGTATCTACTTTTTCAGGTAAATACGACAGCCTCTAGAGACGCGGGTGACGATATCGCGATTGATGATGTTTCTTTATCAGAGAAGGTAAAGTCGACATTCCCAATAACGAACCCCAATCCAAATCCTTCTACCCCGCTTTCTATCTCCAAGCTCAGTTTTGAAGAGAAGGGCGGTAATCGGGCTCTCGATGTCTCGACGAAAGGACTGAACAATTTCGGGACGCTCACAGGTGGTACTAATCGTATCGAGGGCAAAGTTGGCGCGGCTGCAGGTTTCAACGGAAAAGACGCGATGGTCAGGCTGAAAAATTCTAAAGATATTAACCTTGGAACTCATGGCGATCGCACGATTTCCCTCTGGTTCAAGTCAGATAAACCGATGGCTTCAGGTAAGCAGGTGATTTATGAAGAGGGTCATGGCACCCGGGGGATGAACCTGTATCTGGAAGACGGGCTGCTGAATTTCGGTGGATGGAATCGGCCCGAGTCAAAGTGGTCCGGAGACTGGGAATCGATGGGTAGAATCCGAGCAGGCCAGTGGAACCATGTTGCCTTAGTGCTAGATGGAGATGAAATGGTGAAAGAAGATGCACTAACGGCTTACTTAAATGGTACTCAGGTGGGGCAAACCAAAGGTTCCCAGCTGTGGAATCATGGGCGGATTAGTCTTGGTAACATCGACGGTGGGACTCGATTTAAGGATGGGTCAGGCGCTAACGGAAGTGCTGGTTTTTCTGGCGGTATTGATGAGTTTGAGTTGTTTAACACTGTATTAGATGCTAGTCAGGTGCAGAAATTAGCAAGTATATAG
- a CDS encoding endo-1,4-beta-xylanase has protein sequence MAPGSSSHNRLLSRRRALHLCLGTAACLSGAVIQRKMPLVVQRRSSVYNNREFVVDGQRALKDRAAAKGILYGAEINHQQLSADSDLAAQFIQECALLVEGGGLKWFLTPSPLRPAPNTFDFTAADWMLRFSQTNQVKMRGHTLVWHQSLPPWFEETVNNRNAEQVMHSHIRTVAGRYRGQMHSWDVVNEAIRVQDGRSDGLRKSPWLEFMGPDYVELAFRITAEMDPNAKLVYNDFGLEFGSRKSDAKRESVLQLLSKLMSKGTPVHALGVQGHLDTTRPINSSKLRNFLADVAALGLEIFITELDVTDRSLPADAATRDRVIAGVYEDFLSIVLDEPRVTTVTTWGLSDRYTWLSEFFPRSDGLPVRPLPLDSDLNRKLAWNAIARAFDNAPSRTII, from the coding sequence ATGGCTCCTGGTTCTTCTTCCCATAATCGATTGCTCTCACGCCGACGAGCGCTTCACCTTTGTTTAGGCACAGCTGCCTGTTTGTCGGGGGCAGTCATTCAAAGGAAGATGCCTTTGGTTGTTCAACGACGAAGCAGTGTCTATAACAATCGAGAGTTTGTCGTAGACGGCCAGAGGGCGCTTAAGGACCGCGCTGCTGCTAAGGGTATTCTCTATGGCGCAGAAATCAATCACCAGCAGCTTTCCGCAGATTCCGATCTTGCTGCTCAGTTTATTCAAGAGTGTGCTCTTTTAGTAGAAGGCGGTGGCTTAAAATGGTTTTTGACACCGTCCCCCCTACGTCCTGCTCCAAACACTTTTGACTTTACCGCAGCAGACTGGATGCTGAGGTTCTCTCAAACTAATCAAGTCAAGATGCGAGGACATACCTTAGTTTGGCACCAGTCACTGCCGCCCTGGTTTGAAGAGACTGTTAACAACAGAAATGCTGAACAAGTGATGCATAGCCATATTCGAACGGTAGCGGGGCGTTATCGGGGCCAAATGCATTCCTGGGATGTTGTGAACGAAGCGATTCGGGTACAAGATGGTCGGTCGGATGGTCTTCGAAAGTCTCCTTGGTTAGAGTTTATGGGACCTGACTACGTTGAATTAGCCTTCCGGATAACGGCGGAGATGGATCCTAACGCGAAGTTAGTTTACAACGATTTTGGACTGGAATTCGGCTCAAGGAAGAGTGATGCTAAGCGCGAGTCCGTTCTACAGCTCTTGTCGAAGTTAATGAGTAAAGGTACACCAGTTCATGCGCTTGGGGTTCAAGGACACTTAGATACTACCCGTCCGATTAATAGCAGCAAACTTCGGAATTTTTTGGCAGATGTCGCTGCTTTAGGATTAGAGATATTCATTACGGAGTTGGACGTGACGGATCGGTCTTTGCCAGCCGATGCTGCAACGCGTGATCGCGTAATTGCTGGCGTTTACGAGGACTTTTTATCCATTGTTCTTGACGAACCTAGAGTTACAACGGTTACTACCTGGGGCCTGAGCGATCGCTATACTTGGCTATCGGAATTTTTCCCTAGATCCGATGGCTTGCCGGTACGTCCATTACCTTTAGATTCAGATTTAAATCGAAAACTGGCATGGAATGCGATCGCTCGTGCTTTTGATAATGCACCTAGTAGAACAATCATTTAG